A genomic segment from uncultured Erythrobacter sp. encodes:
- a CDS encoding polysaccharide deacetylase family protein: MKKLVIAAFVVAAAIAAWMLHDEIGTAIYRFEGVEGPSNDTQVAPAVAEDLGSYDKGGSSRLAVLVTDPASDWLGLVRGFKAHGIPFTLTQDPKRALRHDVVLTYPTISGRVLSAEALRGLADHVRSGGTVLTFDLAGGGLEELFGIASQEAGRGRSEIRWLDPSLNPGDRLTRFNARRAEVQIGTNGIEPTTAERYAGFDDGTAAAVCRRVGGRACILGIDVGALTNRAMNGRAEQVSAQAVNTYDPSLDIIYRWIRDLYVEGEARPYLIETAPAGRAASLILTHDVDFSRSVFNASLYAKAIRDRGQTATFFIQTKVIRDWNDDVFFNDSNLERLRETARGMELGSHSVSHSRMFSTFPTGSGSEHYPDYRPFVENASKTRDGTLLGELRVSRFLLQKTLGTDVASFRPGYLANHAALPEALAATGYRYSSTLTANLALTHLPYQLTYSRSDRALVPIWEFPVTIEDEKSPRLGDRFDAAVTVIDNIARNGGVAVVLIHPDVTGHKLAFEELLIDHYAKRLWIGSLAKFGKWWTARSLAEVDYDGKTVTVDATEPIADLVIRFPKGGRSVVLNGKSGTFRVAVAAP; the protein is encoded by the coding sequence ATGAAAAAACTCGTGATTGCGGCCTTTGTCGTCGCTGCAGCAATAGCGGCGTGGATGCTGCACGACGAGATTGGCACAGCAATTTACAGATTTGAGGGTGTCGAAGGGCCGTCGAACGACACACAGGTCGCACCCGCCGTAGCAGAAGATCTTGGCAGCTATGACAAAGGAGGTTCCAGCCGGTTAGCGGTTTTGGTGACAGATCCTGCGTCTGATTGGCTGGGCCTGGTGCGCGGATTCAAGGCGCACGGCATACCCTTCACCTTGACCCAGGACCCGAAGCGGGCGCTCCGGCACGACGTTGTGCTGACGTATCCGACCATCTCTGGGCGGGTGTTGAGCGCCGAGGCGCTTCGCGGACTGGCTGATCATGTGCGAAGCGGGGGAACGGTACTGACCTTCGATCTGGCGGGCGGAGGGCTGGAAGAACTGTTCGGCATCGCATCACAAGAGGCTGGGAGGGGGCGTTCGGAAATCCGATGGCTGGACCCGTCCCTCAACCCCGGAGATCGGCTTACCCGCTTCAACGCGCGGAGAGCCGAAGTCCAGATCGGCACTAACGGCATCGAACCGACTACAGCCGAACGGTACGCGGGCTTCGATGACGGCACCGCTGCGGCGGTGTGTCGCCGCGTCGGAGGACGTGCCTGTATCCTGGGAATTGACGTCGGGGCCCTGACCAATCGCGCGATGAATGGCCGCGCCGAACAAGTTTCGGCGCAAGCGGTCAACACTTACGATCCGAGCCTCGACATCATCTATCGCTGGATCCGTGATCTCTATGTCGAAGGTGAAGCCAGGCCCTATCTCATTGAGACGGCGCCGGCTGGCCGGGCAGCCAGTTTGATCCTCACCCATGACGTTGATTTCAGCCGCTCCGTGTTTAACGCATCGCTGTATGCGAAAGCGATCAGGGATCGCGGTCAGACTGCGACCTTCTTCATCCAAACCAAGGTCATTCGCGACTGGAACGATGACGTTTTCTTCAACGACAGCAACCTTGAACGACTGCGCGAAACAGCGCGTGGCATGGAGCTGGGAAGCCACAGCGTCTCCCACTCACGCATGTTCTCTACTTTCCCAACCGGAAGTGGATCGGAACACTATCCGGACTATCGCCCATTCGTCGAAAACGCTAGCAAAACGCGCGACGGCACGCTGCTGGGTGAATTGCGCGTATCGCGATTTTTGCTTCAGAAGACGCTGGGAACCGATGTCGCATCGTTTCGACCCGGCTATCTCGCAAACCACGCGGCGCTTCCCGAAGCACTTGCGGCAACAGGTTATCGCTACTCCTCAACCTTAACCGCCAATCTGGCGCTGACGCACCTACCCTATCAACTCACCTACTCACGCTCCGACAGGGCACTGGTTCCGATTTGGGAGTTCCCAGTCACGATTGAAGACGAAAAGTCGCCACGCCTGGGCGATCGCTTTGATGCTGCGGTGACTGTAATCGACAATATCGCTCGCAATGGCGGTGTAGCCGTGGTCCTGATCCATCCGGATGTGACGGGGCACAAGCTCGCGTTCGAAGAGCTGTTGATCGACCACTATGCCAAGCGGCTCTGGATCGGGTCACTTGCGAAGTTCGGAAAGTGGTGGACGGCCAGAAGCTTAGCCGAAGTGGATTACGATGGAAAAACCGTCACGGTGGACGCCACCGAACCCATCGCGGACCTGGTAATCCGTTTTCCGAAAGGCGGTCGATCCGTTGTATTGAATGGTAAGTCAGGGACTTTCAGAGTGGCGGTTGCAGCCCCTTAG
- a CDS encoding IS3 family transposase (programmed frameshift) — protein MKRSRFNEEQIIAILKEQEAGMATAEVCRRHGISSATFYKWKSKFGGLDVSEARRLRSLEEENSRLKKLLAEAMLDNAVLKDLAFKKMVTPGAKREAIAHAREHHGVSERRACALVGVSRRVIRYEPTRPDDGALRQRLRELAAERRRFGYRRLGYLLAREGITPNHKKLLRIYREEGLRVRRRGGRKRALGTRRPMVLPDGPNQRWSLDFVSDSLICGRRFRILCVVDDYTRECLALVADTSLSGARVARELTGLMGMRGKPHTVVSDNGTELTSSAILRWSQERRVEWHYIAPGKPMQNGFVESFNGRLRDECLNETLFTSLAHARFVLAAWRHDYNTVRPHSKLGGKTPAEIAGQRVWGHAPRHVANPSNNHHEGARLYL, from the exons ATGAAGCGAAGCAGGTTCAACGAAGAGCAGATCATTGCGATCTTGAAGGAGCAGGAAGCTGGGATGGCGACGGCGGAGGTTTGCCGCCGTCACGGGATCAGCTCGGCGACATTCTACAAGTGGAAGTCGAAGTTCGGCGGTCTGGATGTGTCCGAAGCCCGGCGACTGCGGTCGCTCGAGGAGGAGAACTCCCGGCTGAAGAAGCTGCTGGCCGAGGCCATGCTGGACAATGCCGTGTTGAAGGATCTGGCAT TCAAAAAAATGGTAACGCCCGGCGCTAAGCGGGAAGCCATCGCCCATGCCCGGGAGCATCACGGGGTGAGCGAGCGTCGGGCGTGTGCATTGGTTGGTGTGAGCCGCAGGGTGATCCGTTACGAGCCGACAAGGCCGGATGATGGAGCGCTGCGGCAGCGGTTGCGTGAGCTGGCGGCGGAACGCCGCCGGTTCGGCTATCGCCGCCTGGGCTACCTGCTGGCGCGGGAGGGCATCACACCCAATCACAAGAAGCTGCTGCGCATCTACCGCGAGGAAGGGCTGCGGGTGCGTCGCCGTGGCGGGCGCAAGAGGGCGCTGGGCACGCGCAGGCCGATGGTGCTGCCGGATGGTCCGAACCAGCGTTGGTCGCTCGACTTCGTCTCTGACAGCCTGATCTGCGGTCGGCGCTTCCGCATCCTGTGCGTGGTCGATGATTACACACGCGAGTGCCTGGCGCTGGTGGCCGATACGTCGCTGTCGGGGGCACGGGTGGCCCGGGAACTGACTGGCCTGATGGGCATGCGCGGCAAGCCGCACACGGTGGTCAGCGACAATGGCACCGAACTGACCTCGTCGGCGATCCTGCGCTGGTCGCAGGAGCGCCGGGTCGAGTGGCACTACATCGCGCCCGGCAAGCCGATGCAGAACGGCTTCGTGGAGAGCTTCAATGGCCGCCTGCGGGATGAATGCCTCAACGAGACCCTGTTCACCTCGCTGGCCCATGCCCGGTTCGTGCTCGCTGCCTGGCGGCACGATTACAACACAGTCAGGCCACACTCCAAACTGGGCGGCAAAACCCCCGCCGAGATCGCCGGCCAACGTGTCTGGGGGCATGCCCCCAGACACGTTGCCAACCCATCAAACAACCATCATGAAGGAGCGAGACTCTACCTCTGA
- a CDS encoding TIGR03032 family protein, whose protein sequence is MTDASPLSDSGKAPQAPQFSVNLSRGLEAWLATQNASLAVTTYQVGKLIFFGLDSSGKFWSYNRNIGRCLGMGVKLDEQTGRARDVWVSSDVQLYRMSDVLDPGGFGPKQSDALFAPRTSYFTGDLDIHDLAVDSEGSPVFVNTLFNCLARPDPDHSFRPIWKPPFISRLVPEDRCHLNGLAMRDGKPAYVTMVSQSDTFDGWRDGRRGQGLVMDVESNEIICSGLSMPHSPRWQEGKLYLHNSGTGEFGHVDFAKGAFVPITFCPGYLRGLAFMGNVAAVGMSLPRDNKTFSGLALDDALEQRKMNPRAGIYFIDLATGAVMHTINFEGIVTELYDVAILPGVRQPAALGPASAEVRRTIKADLSNF, encoded by the coding sequence ATGACCGACGCATCGCCACTTTCTGATAGCGGCAAGGCACCTCAGGCCCCGCAATTCTCGGTCAACCTGTCGCGCGGGCTCGAAGCTTGGTTGGCTACGCAGAATGCCAGCCTTGCCGTCACGACCTATCAGGTTGGCAAGCTGATTTTCTTCGGGCTGGATAGCAGCGGCAAGTTCTGGAGCTACAACCGCAATATCGGCCGCTGCCTTGGTATGGGCGTAAAGCTCGACGAGCAGACCGGACGGGCCCGGGATGTGTGGGTCTCGAGCGATGTCCAGCTCTACCGCATGAGCGATGTGCTGGATCCCGGCGGGTTTGGCCCCAAGCAATCCGACGCGCTGTTTGCGCCGCGTACTAGCTACTTTACCGGCGATCTGGACATCCATGATCTGGCGGTAGACAGCGAGGGTTCGCCAGTCTTTGTCAACACGCTGTTCAATTGTCTTGCCCGGCCCGACCCGGATCACAGTTTTCGGCCAATTTGGAAGCCGCCGTTCATCTCGCGGCTGGTGCCTGAGGACCGTTGCCACCTGAACGGCCTCGCCATGCGCGATGGCAAGCCGGCCTATGTCACGATGGTGAGCCAGTCAGACACCTTCGATGGCTGGCGCGATGGACGCCGCGGTCAGGGGCTAGTCATGGACGTGGAGAGCAACGAGATCATCTGCTCGGGACTGTCCATGCCGCACTCGCCGCGCTGGCAAGAGGGTAAGCTGTATCTGCACAACAGCGGCACGGGCGAATTTGGCCATGTCGATTTTGCAAAAGGCGCCTTCGTGCCGATTACCTTTTGCCCGGGCTACCTTCGCGGGCTGGCCTTCATGGGCAATGTCGCGGCGGTCGGCATGTCGCTGCCGCGCGATAACAAAACCTTCAGCGGTCTGGCGCTCGATGATGCGCTGGAACAGCGCAAGATGAACCCGCGCGCCGGGATCTACTTCATCGACCTTGCCACCGGCGCCGTCATGCACACGATCAATTTCGAAGGGATCGTGACCGAACTCTATGATGTCGCGATCCTGCCGGGCGTCCGCCAACCAGCAGCGCTCGGACCAGCCTCGGCTGAGGTGCGGCGCACGATCAAGGCCGATTTGAGCAACTTCTGA